A window of the Luteitalea sp. genome harbors these coding sequences:
- a CDS encoding cyclic nucleotide-binding domain-containing protein: protein MSESIEINSGDFVFREGEAGGELYVIEEGQVELIAGPHDQRRTTLDVGDFFGERSLLDDVPREVSARALTRCRLLRLDRAGFSEIVRQSPEIAVLMVRHLSRRLGSGGTEMPSSAVFLHEASETAIPLHPQCTIGRVDRSTGVAPDVDLTPFDSDKTLSRRHAKVAMRPDGYYLREDEGRNGTFVNERRLDPGVEVRLADGDRLRFGFVHVVFRLASGSDNTP, encoded by the coding sequence GTGTCTGAGTCCATCGAAATCAACAGCGGTGACTTCGTCTTCCGGGAGGGCGAGGCGGGCGGTGAGCTCTACGTGATCGAGGAAGGCCAGGTGGAGCTCATCGCGGGTCCGCACGACCAACGGCGGACGACACTCGATGTTGGCGACTTCTTCGGTGAGCGATCGCTTCTCGACGATGTGCCGCGGGAGGTGTCTGCGCGAGCTCTCACCCGCTGTCGACTGCTTCGTCTCGACCGTGCAGGCTTCTCGGAGATCGTCCGACAAAGCCCCGAGATCGCGGTGCTGATGGTTCGCCATCTGAGCCGGCGCCTCGGCTCGGGTGGAACCGAGATGCCCTCGTCCGCCGTGTTCCTGCACGAGGCGTCGGAGACCGCGATTCCGCTACACCCGCAGTGCACCATCGGCCGGGTCGACCGATCGACGGGTGTGGCGCCCGACGTGGACCTCACGCCATTCGATTCGGACAAGACATTGAGCCGGCGCCACGCGAAGGTCGCGATGAGGCCCGACGGCTACTATCTGCGAGAGGATGAAGGGCGCAACGGCACCTTCGTCAATGAACGGCGCCTCGATCCGGGCGTCGAAGTCCGACTCGCGGATGGCGATCGTCTGCGCTTCGGCTTCGTCCACGTCGTGTTCCGCCTGGCCAGTGGTTCTGACAACACCCCTTGA